Proteins found in one Candidatus Poribacteria bacterium genomic segment:
- a CDS encoding sugar phosphate isomerase/epimerase: MILMSPNIHPGKTAEERDEFLRKVSIMEVKTVSMSTPADWSDADVEEARKFLEDHGIRPGEFSAFHSGFGAADEDEYQSAIEHYRRQLRHARILGAHCVGFNVGLTYRCTPQMWTEEAWKRCLDAAVDLAREAEAAEIDVAAHPHIMSPLCSVERYKEMFDAAASSRMKALMDCVNLTWPHLFYRTTELVNQIFDEMGDKITALHAKDLSISAVRQNESGRLSVVHIDEAVPGAKEAEHRYESGVMDYATILRRLDELNHDVTLYVEHFPYEDTITGQQYIRHVAREVGVTIH; the protein is encoded by the coding sequence ATGATTTTAATGAGTCCAAATATACATCCGGGAAAAACCGCAGAAGAGCGGGACGAGTTTCTCCGCAAAGTCAGCATCATGGAGGTAAAAACGGTCTCCATGAGCACCCCGGCTGATTGGAGCGATGCCGATGTCGAGGAGGCAAGGAAATTCCTCGAAGATCACGGCATACGTCCGGGTGAGTTTAGCGCATTCCACAGCGGCTTCGGCGCAGCAGATGAAGATGAATACCAGTCAGCCATCGAACACTATCGTCGCCAACTGCGCCACGCGCGGATCTTAGGTGCGCACTGCGTCGGGTTCAATGTCGGATTGACCTACAGATGCACACCCCAAATGTGGACTGAAGAGGCATGGAAGCGATGCCTTGACGCTGCGGTGGATTTGGCAAGGGAGGCAGAAGCAGCGGAGATAGACGTTGCCGCACACCCCCATATCATGAGCCCGCTCTGCTCTGTGGAACGGTACAAAGAGATGTTTGACGCAGCCGCCTCATCCCGAATGAAGGCACTGATGGATTGCGTGAACCTGACCTGGCCCCATCTGTTCTACAGAACAACAGAATTGGTAAATCAGATTTTCGATGAGATGGGCGATAAAATCACCGCACTCCATGCGAAAGACTTGTCGATATCGGCGGTGCGCCAGAACGAGAGCGGACGCTTATCAGTCGTGCACATAGACGAAGCGGTTCCGGGGGCAAAAGAAGCGGAGCACCGTTATGAATCCGGCGTTATGGACTATGCGACCATCCTACGACGATTGGATGAGCTAAACCACGATGTCACACTCTATGTGGAGCACTTCCCATACGAAGACACCATCACAGGTCAGCAATATATCCGCCACGTCGCACGAGAAGTCGGCGTAACGATCCACTAA
- the rsmA gene encoding 16S rRNA (adenine(1518)-N(6)/adenine(1519)-N(6))-dimethyltransferase RsmA, translating into MTLYQQTREFLKRTGRNPNQKLGQHFLTDPHTLQEITWAAKLTDADFVLEIGAGLGFLTSVLAATAKSVAAIEIDDFLYAELQLKFSRTPHISLIQGDILKQDLPTLLNDFPPQNTKIVANLPYYITTPILWELLKHRQKIGACVLTMQTEVAERIISPPGNKRYGALSIGVSYYAEAEIVHTIPPNQFFPSPQVDSSVLRLQMRDTPQIAAENEALFFRIVRAAFQSRRKMLRNALLKNGVSISAEVFNTICDQVGIDPRRRGETLDIAEFAALANSLHRHMIESAP; encoded by the coding sequence ATGACACTCTACCAACAAACCCGTGAATTCCTCAAACGCACCGGCAGAAACCCCAACCAGAAACTCGGTCAACATTTCCTGACTGACCCACACACCTTGCAGGAGATAACTTGGGCAGCAAAGCTGACCGATGCCGATTTCGTCTTGGAGATCGGCGCAGGACTCGGATTTCTCACATCCGTGCTAGCAGCCACCGCTAAAAGTGTCGCAGCGATTGAAATCGATGATTTTCTATATGCCGAACTACAGCTCAAATTCTCGAGGACACCCCACATCTCCCTGATCCAAGGCGATATCCTCAAACAAGACCTCCCTACCCTGCTAAATGACTTCCCACCCCAAAACACCAAAATTGTCGCCAACTTACCCTACTACATCACCACACCGATTCTATGGGAGTTATTGAAGCATCGCCAGAAAATCGGCGCCTGCGTCCTAACGATGCAGACAGAAGTCGCCGAACGCATCATCTCTCCACCGGGAAACAAACGCTATGGCGCGCTCTCCATCGGTGTCTCCTACTACGCCGAGGCTGAAATTGTGCACACAATCCCACCAAATCAATTTTTTCCTTCACCGCAGGTCGATTCCTCCGTCCTCCGCCTGCAGATGCGTGATACCCCTCAAATCGCTGCTGAAAATGAAGCACTATTCTTTCGGATTGTCCGCGCTGCGTTCCAATCTCGGCGCAAAATGTTACGAAACGCACTCCTGAAAAACGGCGTTTCTATCTCTGCTGAGGTGTTCAACACCATCTGTGATCAGGTTGGCATTGATCCACGGCGACGTGGAGAAACGCTTGACATCGCCGAGTTTGCCGCGCTTGCGAACAGTTTACATCGACACATGATTGAATCAGCACCGTAG
- a CDS encoding LamG domain-containing protein: MKAKISFLFIAGVLLLLTPPSLVHGKRDPKDLVLYIPFDEGRGKTAADISKFENHGKLEGNWKWDDGKFGKALRFAINDPGIVRTATDDVFAFEGGDEITIMAWVSMDVARPGARGILYNSPNGIKANYAIRLETVDPSFFYRDKGDLDFHRVTGIWDSVPIDTWTHIAATNTFGNPDAMKIYLNGKDQKSSRDGGVNKGHEAKDWSKGDGSKPPLPANGPITIGGYGAFGEPFQGAIDEVMIWKVAFTEEDIQEIMLAPGTDFLGVEPHRKLTTKWGAIKQNP, translated from the coding sequence ATGAAAGCGAAGATTTCTTTTCTGTTTATAGCAGGTGTCCTTTTACTCCTGACTCCGCCCTCCTTGGTCCACGGGAAACGGGATCCGAAGGACTTAGTTCTGTACATCCCTTTCGACGAAGGAAGAGGAAAAACGGCGGCGGACATATCTAAATTTGAAAATCACGGCAAGTTGGAAGGAAACTGGAAGTGGGACGATGGGAAATTTGGAAAAGCCTTACGTTTTGCCATCAATGACCCCGGTATCGTCCGCACCGCAACAGATGACGTATTCGCCTTTGAAGGCGGAGACGAAATCACGATTATGGCTTGGGTTAGTATGGATGTCGCAAGACCTGGGGCTCGCGGAATTCTCTATAATAGCCCTAACGGAATCAAAGCGAATTATGCAATTCGCTTGGAGACTGTGGATCCATCTTTCTTTTATCGAGATAAAGGGGATCTGGACTTTCATCGTGTCACAGGGATATGGGACTCTGTACCGATAGATACATGGACCCATATCGCTGCCACCAATACTTTTGGGAATCCCGATGCGATGAAAATCTATCTGAATGGAAAAGATCAGAAATCGAGCCGAGATGGCGGTGTTAATAAGGGCCATGAAGCGAAGGACTGGTCTAAAGGCGACGGTTCCAAACCACCCCTACCCGCCAATGGTCCTATCACGATTGGCGGCTACGGGGCGTTTGGTGAACCGTTCCAAGGTGCTATCGATGAGGTGATGATTTGGAAGGTCGCTTTCACGGAGGAAGACATCCAAGAAATTATGCTCGCACCGGGAACAGATTTTCTCGGCGTAGAACCGCATCGAAAGCTCACGACAAAATGGGGCGCCATAAAACAGAATCCGTGA